The proteins below come from a single Mycobacterium parmense genomic window:
- a CDS encoding ArgK/MeaB family GTPase, producing the protein MIIADLIAGARNGSQRAAGRLLSLIEGERRDEVLAGIEAVPVRVIGVTGPPGAGKSTTIAALVAAYRERGCRVAVLAVDPSSPFSGGALLGDRIRMSAHINDSDVLIRSVATRGHLGGLAVAVPAAIRVLGAIGYQVILLETVGVGQSEIEIAAVADPTIVILNPGAGDAVQAAKAGVLEVADIVVVNKADRDGADQTARDLRAETSAPIVMLVAARAEGIADLVTVIDEHHRTDSRARRVARARAQILSLAQTRLRARPDLDRLAEAVVDGDDDPYKAVERLLSRDAD; encoded by the coding sequence ATGATCATCGCCGATCTGATCGCCGGTGCGCGCAACGGCTCCCAGCGCGCCGCGGGTCGGCTGTTGAGCCTTATCGAGGGCGAGCGGCGCGACGAGGTGCTCGCCGGCATCGAAGCCGTCCCGGTGCGCGTCATCGGCGTCACCGGGCCGCCGGGCGCGGGCAAGTCGACCACGATCGCCGCGCTGGTCGCGGCCTATCGCGAGCGCGGGTGCCGTGTCGCCGTGCTCGCCGTCGACCCGTCGTCGCCGTTCAGTGGCGGCGCGCTGCTGGGCGACCGGATCCGAATGTCGGCCCACATCAACGACTCCGACGTGCTGATCCGGTCAGTGGCGACCCGCGGTCATCTCGGGGGCCTGGCCGTCGCGGTTCCCGCGGCCATCCGGGTGCTGGGGGCCATCGGGTACCAGGTGATCCTGCTGGAAACGGTGGGGGTGGGTCAGTCGGAAATCGAAATCGCGGCAGTCGCGGACCCGACGATCGTGATCCTCAATCCCGGCGCGGGCGACGCGGTGCAGGCCGCGAAGGCCGGCGTGCTGGAAGTCGCCGACATCGTGGTGGTCAACAAGGCCGATCGCGACGGCGCCGACCAGACGGCGCGGGACCTGCGGGCCGAGACCAGCGCCCCGATCGTCATGCTCGTCGCCGCGCGGGCCGAGGGCATCGCCGACCTGGTGACCGTCATTGACGAACACCACCGTACCGACAGCCGGGCACGGCGGGTGGCCCGCGCGCGGGCGCAGATCCTGTCGCTCGCACAGACCCGGCTGCGCGCAAGGCCTGACCTCGACCGGCTGGCCGAGGCGGTCGTCGACGGCGACGACGACCCCTACAAGGCGGTGGAGCGCCTGTTGTCCCGTGACGCTGATTAG
- a CDS encoding FAD-dependent oxidoreductase: protein MAWDQEVDVVVLGSGGAGLTAALTAAVAGAEVEVFEKSATVGGTTAVSGGIAWIPAHNRSPDGELTLADALRYLRAQSYGSMDDALVETFVRTGPAMLDFVEAHSGLRFEIATGFPDYQPELPGGQPGGGRSQSPVPFDLTALGEWATRITAFPADWSNVGFDAETRARLHAAIDQKTSHLCVAGTALIAGLLKGLLDAGVAPHTNARADQLIAEGGEITGVRIALTERTLRVRARHGVILATGGFEWDPVLAQAFLRGPMHGAVSPPNNTGDGLRMAMAQGADLANMGEAWWVPIVQIPGDTIEGRPRSRSVRLERTRPRSIIVNSAGRRFVNEACDYNSMAGAFHYLDPRGGYVNDRGWIVFDSVHLQRYGFLGIAPGQQVPDWFCESADLAELAAKTGIDAGGLTRTVDQWNRNVAAGADPDFGRGSSAYDGYWGDDSATTLAGKTLGPIDTAPYYAVPVCIGSMGTKGGPRTDHDGRVLRVDGEPIPGLFAAGNAMGGPTGRAYGGAGGTIGPAMVFGYRAGYAAATGKSVDLK from the coding sequence ATGGCCTGGGACCAGGAAGTCGATGTCGTCGTGCTGGGCAGTGGTGGCGCCGGCCTCACCGCCGCGCTCACCGCCGCCGTCGCGGGGGCGGAGGTGGAGGTCTTCGAGAAGAGCGCGACCGTCGGCGGGACCACCGCGGTGTCGGGCGGCATCGCGTGGATCCCCGCCCACAACCGTTCTCCCGACGGGGAATTGACGCTCGCCGACGCGTTGCGGTATCTGCGCGCGCAGTCCTACGGTTCGATGGACGACGCGCTGGTCGAGACGTTCGTGCGCACCGGCCCGGCGATGCTCGACTTCGTCGAGGCGCACAGCGGCCTGCGTTTCGAGATCGCGACCGGCTTCCCCGACTATCAACCGGAACTGCCGGGCGGACAGCCGGGCGGCGGCCGGTCGCAGAGCCCCGTCCCGTTCGACCTGACCGCTCTGGGCGAGTGGGCGACCCGGATCACCGCCTTCCCGGCCGACTGGTCCAACGTGGGCTTCGACGCCGAGACCAGGGCACGCCTGCACGCGGCGATCGACCAGAAGACCAGCCACCTGTGCGTCGCCGGCACCGCGCTGATCGCCGGGCTTCTCAAGGGATTGCTGGATGCGGGAGTCGCGCCCCACACCAATGCACGCGCCGATCAACTCATCGCCGAAGGCGGCGAGATCACCGGAGTCCGAATCGCACTCACCGAGCGGACGCTGCGGGTGCGCGCCCGGCACGGCGTGATCCTGGCCACCGGCGGCTTCGAGTGGGATCCGGTTCTGGCCCAAGCCTTCCTGCGCGGCCCGATGCACGGTGCCGTGTCGCCGCCCAACAACACCGGCGACGGGCTGCGCATGGCGATGGCACAGGGCGCCGACCTGGCGAACATGGGCGAGGCCTGGTGGGTGCCGATCGTGCAGATCCCCGGCGACACCATCGAAGGGCGGCCGCGCAGCCGCAGTGTGCGCCTGGAACGGACGCGGCCGCGGAGCATCATCGTCAACTCGGCGGGTCGCCGCTTCGTCAACGAGGCCTGCGATTACAACTCGATGGCCGGCGCCTTCCACTACCTCGACCCGCGGGGCGGCTACGTCAACGATCGAGGATGGATCGTGTTCGATTCAGTTCACCTGCAACGCTACGGATTCCTGGGCATCGCGCCCGGGCAGCAGGTCCCGGACTGGTTCTGTGAGTCGGCGGACCTCGCGGAACTGGCCGCCAAGACCGGCATCGACGCCGGGGGCCTGACCCGCACCGTCGACCAGTGGAACCGGAACGTAGCCGCAGGCGCGGATCCCGATTTCGGGCGCGGATCCAGCGCGTACGACGGCTACTGGGGCGACGACAGCGCGACCACCCTGGCCGGCAAGACGCTGGGCCCGATCGACACGGCGCCCTACTACGCCGTGCCGGTCTGCATCGGATCCATGGGTACCAAGGGCGGACCGCGCACCGACCATGACGGCCGGGTCCTGCGCGTCGACGGCGAGCCCATACCGGGCCTGTTCGCCGCGGGCAACGCGATGGGCGGCCCGACGGGACGTGCCTACGGTGGTGCGGGCGGAACCATCGGCCCGGCAATGGTTTTCGGGTACCGCGCGGGCTATGCGGCGGCCACGGGCAAATCCGTCGACCTCAAATAA
- a CDS encoding IclR family transcriptional regulator: MTGTGTGSQTLARGLTALQMVADSRSGLTVAQLADKVGVHRTIAYRLLSTLAEFRLVAKGEDGRYRPAAGLAVLGASFDRNVRQLSLPTLRALADELGITVSLLVAEGDQQVAVAVIVPSHVAYQLSFHEGSRYPLNRGAAGIALLASMPPRPGERDLVARTRERGWVTTYGEIEPNTYGLAVAVRRPAPSPPTCINLISHREDVVMRGKDAVVKAAQQLSALLS, from the coding sequence GTGACGGGTACGGGGACAGGTTCGCAGACCCTGGCCAGGGGGCTGACCGCGCTGCAAATGGTGGCGGATTCCCGCAGCGGGCTCACCGTCGCTCAGCTTGCCGACAAAGTCGGCGTGCACCGCACGATCGCCTACCGGCTGCTGTCCACGCTCGCGGAGTTCCGTCTGGTGGCCAAGGGTGAGGACGGCCGATACCGGCCGGCGGCAGGCCTCGCCGTGCTCGGCGCGTCCTTCGACCGCAACGTGCGCCAACTCAGCCTGCCGACATTGCGCGCGCTGGCCGACGAGCTCGGGATCACCGTGTCGCTGCTCGTCGCCGAGGGCGACCAGCAGGTGGCGGTGGCTGTCATCGTGCCCAGCCACGTCGCCTACCAACTCTCCTTTCACGAGGGCAGCCGGTATCCGCTGAACCGCGGCGCGGCCGGAATCGCCCTGCTGGCGAGCATGCCCCCGCGCCCGGGGGAACGCGATCTGGTGGCACGCACCCGCGAGCGTGGTTGGGTGACGACCTACGGGGAGATCGAACCGAACACCTACGGGCTGGCCGTCGCGGTCCGCCGCCCGGCGCCGTCGCCGCCCACCTGCATCAACCTCATCTCCCACCGGGAAGACGTCGTGATGCGCGGCAAGGACGCGGTGGTCAAGGCCGCGCAGCAGTTGTCCGCCCTGTTGAGTTGA
- a CDS encoding alpha/beta fold hydrolase codes for MAEFESIWSDLQGVAFSQGYLDAGGVRTRYLRAGDPGKPVLMFLHGSGGHAEAYVRNLAAHADHFWTWSIDMLGHGYTDKPGHPLEVGHYVEHLMAVLGTIGVERACVSGESLGGWVAARAAVDHPDVVERLVLNTAGGSQADPVVMQRIITLSMAAAEDPAWETVQARIKWLMADKSKDYDDLVASRQRVYRQPGFANAMRDIMALQDPEIRARNILGPAEYGAITAPTLVLWTSDDPTADVTEGRRMASMIPGARFEVMSGCGHWPQYEDAKTFNRLHLDFLLGR; via the coding sequence GTGGCGGAGTTCGAAAGCATATGGAGCGACCTGCAGGGCGTGGCGTTTTCGCAGGGCTACCTCGATGCCGGGGGAGTGCGGACCCGCTACCTGCGCGCCGGCGACCCGGGCAAGCCGGTGCTGATGTTCCTGCACGGGTCCGGCGGCCACGCTGAGGCCTACGTGCGCAATCTCGCCGCGCACGCGGACCACTTCTGGACGTGGTCGATCGACATGCTGGGACACGGCTACACCGACAAGCCGGGTCATCCGCTGGAGGTCGGTCACTACGTCGAGCACCTGATGGCGGTGCTGGGAACCATCGGCGTGGAACGCGCGTGCGTCAGCGGCGAATCACTGGGGGGATGGGTGGCGGCCCGCGCCGCGGTCGACCATCCGGACGTGGTCGAGCGGCTGGTCCTCAACACCGCCGGCGGCTCACAGGCCGATCCCGTTGTGATGCAACGAATTATCACGCTATCCATGGCTGCCGCCGAGGATCCGGCGTGGGAAACCGTGCAGGCGAGGATCAAATGGCTGATGGCCGACAAGTCCAAGGACTACGACGACCTCGTCGCCAGCCGTCAACGCGTCTACCGCCAACCGGGATTCGCCAACGCCATGCGCGACATCATGGCGTTGCAGGATCCCGAGATCCGGGCGCGCAACATCCTCGGTCCGGCCGAATACGGTGCGATCACCGCGCCGACGCTGGTGTTGTGGACCAGTGACGACCCGACCGCCGATGTGACCGAGGGCCGTCGGATGGCGTCGATGATCCCGGGTGCCCGCTTCGAGGTGATGTCCGGCTGCGGCCACTGGCCGCAGTACGAAGACGCCAAGACCTTCAATCGCCTCCACCTCGACTTCCTGTTGGGGCGGTGA
- a CDS encoding bifunctional 3-(3-hydroxy-phenyl)propionate/3-hydroxycinnamic acid hydroxylase, whose product MVGVGHDVDFDVCVIGAGPVGLTLANILGLQDVRTLVVDERDSLIDYPRGVGLDDEALRTFQSIGLVDRVLPHTVPNQILRFVDGRRRLLAEMAPPDACFGWPKRNGFVQPLVDAELLAGLDRFAHVEVRWGRPMTGCRSNADAVTVELGGDGDASAVRASYVVGCDGGRSTTRRMMGVSFDGTTSSTRWLVVDVANDPLGHPNSEVGADPERPYASISIAHGIRRFEFMIHANETDEQAEDPEFLTRMLARMVPHPDRVDVIRRRVYTHHSRIAGAFRSGRLLLAGDAAHLMPVWQGQGYNSGIRDAANLGWKLAAVVNGQAGDELLDTYDIERRKHARAMIDLSTMVGRVISPTNRRVAGARDLLVRSASIVPSLKKYVLEMRFKPMPRYDQGAVVRSGPGLAASTVGTLFIQPRVDTRSVENVLLDDVLGDWFAVLCWNNNPRKILGDAAFESWKALGARFAALRPVTQLRWTGHDDPDVVVVGDRGGDLKSWFDTHQESVLFLRPDRCIAGACIAQRAPELSRALLDALALRPGGGDRRSDTGSMLYVAQPAPESSGAVAGPA is encoded by the coding sequence ATGGTCGGCGTGGGGCACGACGTGGATTTCGACGTCTGCGTCATCGGCGCGGGTCCGGTTGGCCTGACTCTGGCCAATATCCTTGGCCTGCAGGATGTCCGGACGCTGGTTGTCGACGAGCGGGACAGCCTCATCGACTACCCGCGCGGCGTCGGCCTCGACGACGAGGCGCTGCGCACCTTCCAGTCCATCGGGCTGGTCGACCGCGTCCTGCCGCACACCGTGCCCAACCAGATTCTGCGATTCGTCGACGGCAGGCGCCGCTTGCTGGCCGAAATGGCCCCTCCCGACGCGTGTTTCGGGTGGCCGAAGCGCAACGGGTTCGTGCAGCCCCTCGTCGATGCCGAGCTGCTCGCCGGGCTGGACAGGTTCGCGCACGTCGAGGTGCGCTGGGGGCGCCCGATGACGGGGTGCCGGTCGAACGCCGACGCGGTGACGGTCGAGTTGGGTGGCGACGGGGACGCGTCGGCCGTGCGCGCTTCCTACGTCGTCGGTTGTGACGGGGGTCGCAGCACCACCCGGCGCATGATGGGCGTGTCCTTCGACGGGACGACCTCGTCGACGCGCTGGCTGGTGGTCGACGTCGCCAACGATCCGCTCGGCCACCCGAACAGCGAGGTCGGTGCGGACCCCGAGCGCCCGTACGCCTCGATCTCGATCGCGCACGGAATCCGCCGTTTCGAGTTCATGATTCACGCGAACGAAACCGACGAGCAGGCCGAGGATCCGGAGTTCCTGACGCGCATGCTGGCGCGCATGGTTCCGCACCCCGACCGGGTCGACGTGATCCGGCGGCGGGTGTATACGCATCACTCGCGGATCGCCGGAGCGTTCCGCAGCGGTCGGCTGCTGCTGGCGGGGGACGCTGCCCACCTGATGCCGGTATGGCAGGGGCAGGGATACAACAGCGGCATCCGGGATGCGGCCAACCTGGGCTGGAAGCTTGCGGCGGTGGTCAACGGCCAGGCCGGCGATGAGTTGCTGGACACCTACGACATCGAGCGCCGCAAGCACGCGCGCGCCATGATCGACCTGTCCACCATGGTCGGTCGCGTCATCTCGCCGACGAACCGCCGGGTGGCCGGCGCGCGCGACCTGCTCGTGCGCTCGGCGTCGATCGTGCCATCGCTCAAGAAGTACGTGCTCGAGATGCGGTTCAAGCCGATGCCGCGCTACGACCAGGGGGCGGTGGTGCGCTCCGGGCCGGGCCTGGCCGCGTCGACGGTGGGTACGCTGTTCATCCAGCCCCGGGTCGATACCCGCTCCGTGGAGAATGTGCTGCTCGACGACGTCCTGGGCGATTGGTTCGCGGTGTTGTGCTGGAACAACAACCCGCGCAAGATCCTCGGCGACGCCGCGTTCGAGAGCTGGAAGGCGCTGGGCGCCCGGTTCGCCGCCCTCCGCCCGGTGACGCAGCTGCGCTGGACCGGGCACGACGACCCCGACGTCGTGGTGGTCGGCGATCGCGGCGGTGACCTGAAGTCCTGGTTCGACACCCATCAGGAATCGGTGCTGTTCCTGCGCCCGGACCGGTGCATCGCGGGTGCCTGCATCGCGCAGCGAGCGCCGGAACTGAGCAGGGCGCTCCTCGATGCACTCGCCCTGCGGCCGGGAGGAGGTGATCGACGAAGTGACACTGGCTCTATGTTGTATGTCGCACAGCCCGCTCCTGAATCTTCCGGGGCCGTCGCGGGACCTGCTTGA
- a CDS encoding 3-carboxyethylcatechol 2,3-dioxygenase, producing the protein MSHSPLLNLPGPSRDLLDDIEGAIAQARLFVEDYDPDLVVIFSPDHYNGFFYRVMPPFCIGLSASGVGDYGTHAGPLDVPKDLAADCADAILDAGVDVAVSASMEVDHGTVQPLEKLFGDATSRPVIPIFVNAVGVPLGPLRRCRALGGAVGRHLAHLDKRVLLVGSGGLSHSPPLPALATAPPAVLERIVHGRPMTTEQRQARQAAVIEAARSFAAGESGLQPLNPAWDHHFLEILDRGSLDELDRWSNSFVIHEGGGSAQEIRTWIAAFGALDAAGSYRTTVRYYKPAAELIAGFAIRTAVLT; encoded by the coding sequence ATGTCGCACAGCCCGCTCCTGAATCTTCCGGGGCCGTCGCGGGACCTGCTTGACGACATCGAAGGCGCGATCGCCCAGGCGCGGCTCTTCGTCGAGGATTACGACCCCGACCTGGTCGTCATCTTCTCTCCGGATCACTACAACGGGTTCTTCTACAGGGTGATGCCGCCGTTCTGTATCGGGTTGAGCGCCAGTGGCGTCGGCGACTACGGCACCCATGCCGGTCCGTTGGACGTTCCGAAAGACCTTGCGGCCGACTGTGCGGACGCGATCCTGGACGCGGGGGTCGACGTCGCGGTGTCGGCGAGCATGGAGGTGGATCACGGCACCGTCCAGCCCCTGGAGAAGCTTTTCGGCGACGCCACCTCGCGCCCGGTCATACCGATTTTCGTCAACGCCGTCGGTGTGCCGCTGGGGCCGTTGCGCCGCTGCCGGGCGCTGGGAGGCGCGGTCGGCCGGCACCTGGCCCACCTGGACAAGCGGGTGCTGCTGGTGGGATCCGGTGGGCTCTCACACAGTCCGCCGCTGCCCGCGCTGGCGACCGCCCCGCCGGCGGTGCTCGAGCGGATCGTGCACGGCCGGCCGATGACGACCGAGCAACGGCAGGCGCGCCAGGCGGCCGTGATCGAGGCGGCCCGCAGCTTCGCCGCGGGCGAGAGCGGACTGCAACCGCTCAACCCGGCGTGGGACCACCACTTCCTGGAGATCCTCGACCGTGGGTCGCTGGACGAGCTCGACCGGTGGTCGAACTCGTTCGTCATCCACGAGGGCGGCGGCTCGGCGCAGGAAATCCGCACGTGGATAGCGGCTTTCGGTGCGCTGGATGCCGCGGGCAGCTACCGGACCACCGTTCGATATTACAAGCCGGCCGCCGAATTGATCGCCGGTTTCGCGATCAGAACGGCGGTCCTGACGTGA